Within the Streptomyces vilmorinianum genome, the region CGACGGCGTCGCTCCACTCGCCGGGGCCTTCGCCCGAGCCGATGGTCCGGAACGGGTGACGGTCCGTCGCCGTGACGGTGTCGGTGCGGTCACCCGCGTCGCCGTCGGTGTCCACGGTCAGGGTGACCAGGCGCTTCTCCCCCGAGCCGGTGATCAGGCCGGTCACGGGCTGGGGCCCGGTGAGACCGGTCTCGGGGTCCGTGGCCAGGACCTCGTCGCCTTCGCTGTTGAGGCCATGTCGCCTGAAGCGGTGAGGAAGCCGTCGGTCCGCAGCCGAGCCCGGGCGTGGATGTCACCCGGGCCTGGCTGCGGCCGGCCGTCACCGCCAGGTCACACGGTCTGCGGCCCCATGATCCGGACAAGGAGGTCGTCGAGGCTGACCAGCCCGGTGAGTGCTCCCTGTTCGTCCCGTACGAGGGCGAGGGAGGCACGGCGCTGGCGGAGCTGTTCGACGGCGTGGGAGACCGTGTCGGTCGCGGCCAGTTCAGGGACGGGTCGGGCGAGGTCGCGGGCGGTGAGGGTGCGGCCGCGGGTGCGGGCGACCAGGGCGTCGCGGGCGTGGACGGAGCCGAGGATGTGGTCCCCGTCGCGGACGAGGAGGCGGGCGCGGTCGGTCTGGGAGGCCCGGTCGAGGACCGCGTCGAGGTCGGCTCCGGCCGGGACGGTGACGATGTCGTCCGCCGGGGTCTGGAGTTCGGCGACCGGGGTCTGTGGTTCGGTCAGGGAGCGGGTGATGAGCTGGGAGTCGGTCTTGTTGATCAGGCCGAGGCGCTCGGACTCCTCGACGAGGTGGGTAAGTTGCTCGCGGTTGTGGACGGCGGTCAGTTCGTCGCGGGGCTGGACGCGGCACAACCGTACGAGCGCGTTGCTGACCTTGTTCAGGACCCAGAGCAGGGGACGTACGGCCTTGACGACGGCGCGGAAGGGCGGGGTGAGCAGCATCGCGGAGCGCTCGGGGTGGGCGATGGCCCAGGACTTGGGGGCCATCTCGCCGACGACCATGTGGAGGAAGACCACGATGATCATGGCGACGGCGAAGGCGATGCCGTAGCTGAGGGCCGTGGGCAGACCGAGCTCGACCAGCAGGGGGTCGAGCTCGTGGGAGATCGCCGGCTTGGAGATCGAGCCGAGCCCCAGGGTGCAGATGGTGATACCGAGCTGGGCGCCGGCGAGCATCAGCGACAGCTCGCGCATACCGGCGAGGGCGGCCTTCGCGCCGCGCTGTCCGTCCGCGACGGCCTTCTCGATGCGGTGGCGCTTGGCGGCGACGAGCGCGAACTCGGCGGCGACGAAGAAGCCGCTGCCGATCAGGAGCAGGACGGTGACGAAGAGGGCCATGGGGAAGCTCATGCCTGCGCCTCCTCGGCGGATTCGGCGGCTGCGACGCGTTCGAGGCGGACGCGTTCGGGGACGTGCCGGTCGAGGCTGAGGACCTCGATGCGGACATCGTCGACGGTGAGGCGGTCGCCGATGGTCGGGAAGCGGCCAAGGCGGTCGATGATCAGGCCGGCCACGGTGTCGTAGTCCTCCTCCTCGGGCAGGGCGATGCCGGTGGCGTCCTCGACCTCGTCCAGGCGGCGGCCCGCGTCCACCCGCCAGCCCTCCCCGTCCTGGACGGCGAGGGCGACGACGGTGTCGCTCTCGTCGGCGATGTCGCCGACGAGTTCTTCGGCGATGTCCTCGTAGGTGACGATGCCGGCGACGCCGCCGTGCTCGTCCAGGACGACGGCGAACTCGTCGTCCGCCTCCCGCATCTGTGCCACCGCCTGCGGCAGCGGCAGCGTGTCGGGCAGCAGCAGTGGCGAGCGGCCGGCTTCCCCCGCCGTCATGT harbors:
- a CDS encoding hemolysin family protein — protein: MSFPMALFVTVLLLIGSGFFVAAEFALVAAKRHRIEKAVADGQRGAKAALAGMRELSLMLAGAQLGITICTLGLGSISKPAISHELDPLLVELGLPTALSYGIAFAVAMIIVVFLHMVVGEMAPKSWAIAHPERSAMLLTPPFRAVVKAVRPLLWVLNKVSNALVRLCRVQPRDELTAVHNREQLTHLVEESERLGLINKTDSQLITRSLTEPQTPVAELQTPADDIVTVPAGADLDAVLDRASQTDRARLLVRDGDHILGSVHARDALVARTRGRTLTARDLARPVPELAATDTVSHAVEQLRQRRASLALVRDEQGALTGLVSLDDLLVRIMGPQTV